Proteins from a single region of Bradyrhizobium diazoefficiens:
- a CDS encoding molybdopterin oxidoreductase family protein, whose amino-acid sequence MNQHAKIEIRHSTCPHDCPSACALDIEVVEGSSIGRVRGSKKQTYTAGVVCAKVARYAERIHHPERVIFPMRRIGSKGSGQFARISWDEALDEIADRFNQAEREFGAESIWPYYYAGTMGLVMRDGLNRLAHVKKYSRFYSTICANVGRIGFAIGTGKIAGVDPREMALSDLVVIWGTNPVNTQVNVMTHASRARKERGAKIAVVDIYDNETMKQADIKILLRPGTDGAFACGVMHVLFRDGYADRAYMDKYTDCPPELEAHLQTRTPEWASAICGVPVAEIEAFAKAVGETKRTFFRLGYGFTRSRNGAAQMHAANCIAAVTGAWQYEGGGAFFNNYALWRFNESIIEGHDAIDKSTRAMDQSQIGRILTGDAEALLGKGPVKAMLIQNTNPMTVAPEQALVARGFAREDLFVVVHEQFMTETAEMADIVLPATMFMEHDDLYYGGGHQHISVGPKLIDPPGECRSNHQVLQALAPRLGAKHWGFEMTALELIDTTLKLSDHGDIAGLEADIWRDLQPDFRTSHYLDGFAHADKKFHFRADWAHPPFGQTVGDFDKMPDLPDHWAVIELADQAHPFRLATSPSRSFLNTTFNETPSSQAREGKASVMIHPMDAAALDITDGDAVTLGNTRGETTLIARLFDGVRRGVLIAESVHPNKDHIGGRGINMLTGADTIAPIGGAAFHDNKVWIRKAAVA is encoded by the coding sequence ATGAACCAGCACGCCAAGATCGAGATCCGCCACTCCACCTGTCCGCATGATTGCCCGTCGGCCTGTGCGCTCGATATCGAGGTGGTCGAGGGCAGCAGCATCGGCCGTGTTCGTGGTTCGAAGAAGCAGACCTATACGGCTGGTGTGGTCTGCGCCAAGGTCGCTCGTTACGCCGAGCGCATCCATCATCCGGAGCGGGTGATATTTCCGATGCGGCGGATCGGATCCAAGGGCTCCGGTCAGTTCGCACGGATCTCGTGGGACGAGGCGCTGGACGAGATCGCCGATCGCTTCAACCAGGCCGAGCGCGAGTTCGGCGCGGAATCGATCTGGCCTTACTACTACGCCGGCACGATGGGGCTGGTGATGCGCGACGGTCTCAACCGTCTCGCGCATGTGAAGAAATATTCGCGCTTCTATTCGACCATCTGCGCCAATGTCGGGCGCATCGGTTTTGCGATTGGCACCGGCAAGATAGCCGGCGTCGATCCCCGCGAGATGGCGCTCTCCGACCTCGTCGTGATCTGGGGCACCAATCCCGTCAACACCCAGGTCAACGTGATGACGCACGCCTCGCGAGCGCGCAAGGAGCGCGGTGCGAAAATCGCGGTGGTCGATATCTACGACAACGAGACCATGAAGCAGGCGGACATCAAGATCCTGCTGCGGCCCGGCACCGACGGCGCGTTTGCCTGCGGCGTGATGCATGTGCTGTTCCGCGACGGCTATGCCGATCGTGCCTATATGGACAAGTACACTGACTGCCCGCCTGAACTCGAGGCGCATCTGCAAACGCGCACGCCGGAATGGGCCTCGGCGATTTGCGGCGTGCCGGTGGCGGAGATCGAGGCCTTCGCCAAGGCGGTTGGCGAGACCAAGCGGACCTTCTTCCGGCTCGGCTACGGTTTTACGCGTTCGCGCAACGGCGCGGCGCAGATGCATGCCGCCAACTGCATTGCCGCGGTGACCGGCGCCTGGCAATATGAGGGCGGCGGCGCCTTCTTCAACAATTACGCGCTGTGGCGCTTCAACGAATCCATCATCGAAGGCCACGATGCGATCGACAAGTCGACCCGCGCGATGGACCAGTCGCAGATCGGCCGCATCCTCACTGGCGATGCCGAAGCTCTGCTCGGCAAGGGCCCGGTCAAGGCGATGCTGATCCAGAACACCAACCCGATGACGGTGGCGCCGGAGCAGGCACTGGTAGCGCGGGGCTTTGCGCGCGAGGACCTGTTCGTCGTTGTGCACGAGCAGTTCATGACCGAGACGGCTGAGATGGCCGACATCGTGCTGCCGGCCACGATGTTCATGGAGCATGACGATCTCTATTACGGCGGCGGCCACCAGCACATCTCGGTCGGACCGAAGCTGATCGATCCGCCCGGCGAATGCCGCTCCAACCACCAAGTGCTGCAGGCGCTGGCGCCGCGGCTTGGCGCGAAGCACTGGGGCTTCGAGATGACGGCGCTCGAATTGATCGACACGACGCTGAAGCTCAGTGATCACGGCGACATTGCGGGCCTCGAAGCGGATATCTGGCGCGATCTGCAACCGGACTTTCGCACTTCGCATTATCTCGACGGCTTCGCGCATGCCGACAAGAAATTCCATTTCAGGGCGGATTGGGCGCATCCGCCGTTCGGTCAGACCGTGGGCGATTTCGACAAGATGCCTGATCTGCCGGACCATTGGGCTGTGATCGAACTCGCCGACCAGGCCCATCCGTTCCGGCTCGCGACCAGCCCGTCGCGCAGTTTCCTCAATACCACCTTCAACGAGACCCCGTCCTCACAGGCACGCGAGGGCAAGGCGAGCGTGATGATCCATCCAATGGATGCCGCCGCGCTCGACATCACCGACGGTGACGCCGTCACGCTTGGCAATACGCGCGGCGAGACCACGCTGATTGCGAGACTGTTCGACGGCGTGCGGCGCGGCGTGCTGATCGCAGAATCCGTGCATCCGAATAAGGATCATATCGGTGGCCGCGGCATCAACATGCTGACCGGTGCGGACACCATCGCGCCGATCGGCGGCGCTGCGTTCCACGACAACAAGGTCTGGATCAGGAAAGCGGCCGTGGCCTGA
- a CDS encoding GntR family transcriptional regulator: MPARTTRKAQAAPTPAAITPRRGKPPQRATASSRIYAELRGELVSMRRRPGDVVSEADIALTYGVSRTPVREAILKLSDEGLLDVFPQSGIFVSRIPLAALPEAIIIRKALEETTARLAAERATASQILQLRSIMERQREADEAGDRVAFHQADELFHATVADVARHPGIWTLILHVKVHVDRYRQLTLPVAGRMTQVIAEHEPILAAIEAHDPQRAGIAMERHLDRLLRDISETQHTNPEFFASTE; this comes from the coding sequence ATGCCCGCACGCACAACGAGGAAAGCCCAGGCCGCTCCCACTCCGGCCGCCATCACACCGCGTCGCGGCAAGCCGCCGCAGCGGGCGACGGCGTCGTCGCGCATCTATGCCGAACTGCGCGGCGAGTTGGTGTCGATGCGCCGCCGACCAGGTGACGTCGTCTCGGAGGCCGACATCGCGCTTACCTATGGCGTCAGCCGGACGCCCGTGCGCGAAGCGATCCTCAAACTCTCCGATGAGGGCCTGCTCGACGTTTTCCCGCAATCGGGCATTTTCGTATCCCGCATCCCGCTTGCCGCCCTGCCCGAGGCCATCATCATCCGCAAGGCGCTGGAGGAGACCACGGCGCGGCTCGCGGCCGAACGCGCGACCGCGAGCCAGATCTTGCAATTGCGGTCGATCATGGAACGCCAGCGCGAGGCGGATGAGGCCGGTGACCGCGTCGCCTTTCACCAGGCCGACGAGCTGTTCCACGCCACCGTCGCCGATGTCGCCAGACATCCGGGGATTTGGACGCTGATCCTGCATGTGAAGGTGCATGTCGATCGCTATCGCCAATTGACGCTGCCGGTCGCCGGGCGCATGACGCAGGTGATCGCCGAGCACGAGCCGATCCTCGCGGCGATCGAGGCGCACGATCCGCAACGTGCAGGGATTGCGATGGAGCGGCACCTTGACCGGCTGCTCCGCGACATCTCGGAGACGCAACATACCAATCCGGAGTTTTTCGCCAGCACCGAATGA
- a CDS encoding heme-binding protein, translating to MAELTLDTARKILDAAFAKSTELKLKPLVVSILDARGVLKIAAAQDGTSLIRAEIAHGKAYGAIAMGMGSRALYQRAQEQAYFIDAVNTIAKGALVPVPGGVLIMDGTTLLGAVGVSGDTSDNDEACAVAGIQAAGLKANAG from the coding sequence ATGGCTGAGCTCACGCTCGACACCGCCCGAAAGATCCTCGACGCCGCCTTCGCAAAATCCACCGAACTGAAGCTGAAGCCGCTGGTCGTCAGCATTCTCGACGCGCGCGGCGTGCTCAAGATCGCCGCGGCGCAGGACGGCACCAGCCTGATACGTGCCGAGATCGCCCACGGCAAGGCCTATGGCGCGATCGCGATGGGCATGGGCTCGCGCGCGCTATATCAGCGGGCGCAGGAGCAGGCCTATTTCATCGACGCCGTGAACACGATTGCAAAAGGCGCGTTGGTGCCGGTCCCCGGCGGCGTGTTGATCATGGACGGCACGACCTTGCTCGGCGCGGTCGGCGTCTCCGGCGACACCTCCGACAACGACGAGGCCTGTGCGGTGGCCGGCATCCAGGCTGCGGGCCTGAAGGCGAACGCGGGTTAG
- a CDS encoding aminotransferase class V-fold PLP-dependent enzyme, with translation MTVHTGRHFLQIPGPTNVPDRVLRAMDMPTLDHRGPEFAELGFAVLAAMQRVFRTKQPVIIFPSSGTGAWEAAMVNVFAPGDKVLMCETGQFALLWRGIADKFKLDVDFIPSDWRHGADLVEIEKRLVADKQHTIKAVCVVHNETSTGCVTPPLDVRKLLDRVQHPALLMVDTISGLGSMEYEHDAWGIDVSVAGSQKGLMLPPGLGFNAVSEKALTVAKANPGMRSYWDWQEVISFNKLGTFPYTPATNLLYGLREAVKMLEEEGLENVWTRHKRHSAATRAAAKVWGLETQCADPAAHSPALTGVRVPDGHDADAFRKVVLENFDMSLGTGLNKVKGKVFRIGHIGHFNDLMLMGTLAGVEMGLDLAKIPHRSGGVLAAMDVLKGRDVVPMTKAQVA, from the coding sequence ATGACCGTGCATACTGGAAGGCATTTCTTACAGATTCCAGGACCGACCAACGTGCCCGACCGGGTGTTGCGGGCGATGGATATGCCGACGCTGGACCATCGCGGTCCGGAGTTCGCCGAGCTCGGTTTCGCGGTCCTCGCCGCGATGCAGCGGGTGTTCCGCACCAAGCAGCCGGTGATCATCTTTCCCTCGTCCGGCACCGGCGCCTGGGAAGCGGCGATGGTCAATGTGTTCGCGCCCGGCGACAAGGTTTTGATGTGCGAGACCGGCCAGTTCGCCCTGTTGTGGCGCGGCATCGCCGACAAGTTCAAGCTCGACGTCGATTTCATTCCGAGCGACTGGCGCCATGGCGCCGACCTCGTCGAGATCGAGAAGCGCCTTGTGGCCGACAAGCAGCACACGATCAAGGCAGTCTGCGTCGTCCACAACGAGACCTCGACTGGCTGCGTGACGCCGCCGCTCGACGTGCGCAAGCTGCTTGACCGCGTCCAGCATCCGGCGCTCCTGATGGTCGACACCATCTCCGGCCTCGGCTCGATGGAATACGAGCACGACGCCTGGGGCATCGACGTCTCCGTTGCCGGTTCGCAGAAGGGCCTGATGCTGCCGCCGGGTCTCGGCTTCAACGCCGTCTCGGAGAAGGCGCTCACCGTCGCCAAGGCCAATCCCGGCATGCGCTCCTATTGGGACTGGCAGGAAGTCATCTCGTTCAACAAGCTCGGCACCTTCCCCTATACGCCCGCGACCAATCTGCTTTACGGTCTGCGTGAAGCGGTGAAGATGCTGGAAGAAGAGGGGCTCGAGAACGTCTGGACCCGCCACAAGCGTCACAGTGCGGCGACGCGTGCCGCGGCCAAGGTCTGGGGCCTGGAGACACAGTGTGCTGATCCCGCCGCGCATTCGCCGGCGCTGACCGGCGTGCGCGTGCCTGACGGACACGATGCCGACGCCTTCCGCAAGGTGGTGCTGGAGAACTTCGACATGTCGCTCGGCACCGGCCTGAACAAGGTCAAGGGCAAGGTGTTCCGCATCGGCCATATCGGCCATTTCAACGATCTGATGCTGATGGGCACGCTCGCCGGCGTCGAGATGGGCCTGGATCTTGCCAAGATTCCGCACCGGAGCGGCGGCGTGCTGGCGGCCATGGACGTCCTGAAGGGACGCGACGTGGTGCCGATGACCAAGGCTCAGGTGGCTTAA
- a CDS encoding enoyl-CoA hydratase/isomerase family protein, which translates to MTDTTAVIGEKRGQTFWITINRPEKRNALNGEVIAGIAKGYRDAHNDNDVRVIVLTGAGDKAFCAGADLQNSGAAFAMDHSRPNVDYADLLRLSQNATKPAIARLGGVCMAGGMGLLCMTDMAVAADHVVFGLPEVKVGVFPMQVLSLLQQIVPRRLVNEWALTGEPFDARTAQAAGLLNYIVPAAELDAKVDWLIGRIIDKSPTAIRRGKYAMRAIASMSFDESIAYTESQIALLAMTEDAKEGLKAFEEKRKPVWTGR; encoded by the coding sequence ATGACCGATACCACAGCCGTCATAGGCGAGAAGCGCGGCCAGACGTTCTGGATCACCATCAACCGGCCGGAGAAGCGCAATGCGCTGAACGGCGAGGTGATCGCCGGAATCGCCAAGGGTTACCGCGACGCGCATAACGACAACGATGTTCGCGTGATCGTGCTGACCGGTGCGGGTGACAAGGCGTTTTGCGCCGGCGCTGATTTGCAGAATTCCGGCGCGGCCTTCGCGATGGATCATTCCAGGCCGAATGTCGATTATGCCGATCTGCTGCGCCTTTCGCAGAACGCGACCAAGCCCGCGATCGCGCGCCTTGGCGGCGTCTGCATGGCCGGCGGCATGGGGCTTCTTTGCATGACCGATATGGCGGTGGCGGCCGATCATGTCGTCTTCGGCCTGCCGGAAGTGAAGGTCGGCGTGTTTCCGATGCAGGTGTTGAGCCTGTTGCAGCAGATCGTACCGCGACGCCTCGTCAACGAATGGGCGCTGACCGGCGAGCCGTTCGACGCGAGGACCGCGCAAGCTGCGGGCCTGCTCAACTACATCGTGCCGGCGGCCGAGCTCGATGCCAAGGTCGACTGGCTGATTGGCCGCATCATCGACAAATCTCCGACCGCGATCCGCCGCGGCAAATACGCCATGCGCGCGATCGCCTCGATGTCGTTCGACGAGAGCATCGCCTACACCGAAAGCCAGATCGCTCTGCTGGCCATGACCGAGGACGCCAAGGAAGGCCTGAAGGCGTTCGAGGAGAAACGGAAGCCGGTCTGGACGGGAAGATAG
- a CDS encoding enoyl-CoA hydratase/isomerase family protein, whose product MNLPASANEDLLYSVTDGIARITFNRPQARNAMTFAMYDRMAEICQEINADRSIKALILTGAGDKAFASGTDISQFRAFKTAQDALDYEARIDRVLGTLEQCRVPVIAAIAGACTGGGAGIAACCDLRIGTETTRMGFPIARTLGNCLSMSNISRVVALVGPARTKDLIFRARLVEAQEALALGLLTEIVPDVETLQRRADETAKLVASHAPLTLETTKEAVRRIRPTLSREQGEDLILKAYMSEDFREGMDAFLNKRTPNWKGK is encoded by the coding sequence ATGAATCTACCTGCATCTGCCAACGAAGACCTGCTCTACTCCGTCACGGACGGCATCGCGCGGATCACCTTCAACCGCCCGCAGGCGCGCAACGCCATGACCTTCGCCATGTACGATCGCATGGCGGAGATCTGCCAGGAGATCAACGCCGATCGCTCGATCAAGGCGCTGATTCTGACCGGCGCCGGCGACAAAGCGTTCGCGTCCGGCACCGACATTTCCCAGTTCCGCGCCTTCAAGACCGCGCAGGATGCGCTCGATTACGAGGCGCGCATCGATCGCGTGCTCGGCACGCTCGAACAGTGCCGCGTGCCGGTGATCGCGGCCATCGCCGGGGCCTGCACCGGCGGCGGCGCCGGCATCGCCGCCTGCTGCGACTTGCGCATTGGCACCGAGACGACGCGCATGGGATTCCCGATCGCGCGCACGCTCGGCAATTGCCTCTCGATGTCGAACATCAGCCGTGTCGTCGCGCTGGTGGGGCCCGCCCGCACCAAGGATTTGATCTTCAGGGCGCGCCTCGTCGAAGCGCAGGAAGCGCTTGCGCTCGGCCTGCTTACCGAAATCGTGCCTGACGTCGAGACGCTGCAGCGTCGCGCCGACGAGACCGCAAAGCTCGTGGCGAGCCACGCGCCGCTGACGCTCGAAACAACGAAGGAAGCGGTGCGCCGTATCCGCCCCACGCTGTCGCGCGAACAGGGCGAGGATCTGATCCTCAAGGCGTATATGAGCGAAGATTTTCGCGAAGGCATGGATGCCTTCCTCAACAAGCGTACGCCGAACTGGAAGGGCAAATAG
- a CDS encoding SDR family oxidoreductase — protein sequence MTDYRKLFDLTGKTAVVLGAASGIGKSSAEALAGLGARVVCADRALEAAEATAAGIRDKGGWAEAAACDAASAADVNALAKTVMQKFPRLDIAVTTPGLNIRKTILDYTEEDLDRVLNLNVKGTVWFFQAFGRIMVEQKGGSIIACSSVRAVTIEPGLGVYGSTKAAIGLLVKGFASEVGHAGVRVNAIAPSIVETALTSPFKQRPDIYNLYAGHTVFNRWSSADEVATAVAYLASDAASYVSGSTLFVDGGWTAVDGPPTGLTQMNK from the coding sequence ATGACTGACTACCGCAAGCTCTTCGATCTCACCGGCAAGACGGCCGTGGTCCTTGGCGCAGCATCGGGCATCGGCAAATCGTCGGCTGAGGCGCTGGCCGGGCTCGGCGCCCGTGTTGTCTGCGCCGATCGCGCACTTGAGGCGGCGGAGGCGACGGCCGCGGGCATTCGCGACAAGGGCGGCTGGGCCGAGGCGGCTGCCTGCGACGCGGCGAGCGCTGCCGACGTCAATGCGCTCGCCAAAACCGTGATGCAAAAATTTCCGCGACTCGACATTGCCGTGACGACGCCCGGACTCAACATCCGCAAGACCATCCTGGACTACACCGAGGAGGACCTCGACCGCGTCCTGAACCTCAACGTCAAAGGTACGGTCTGGTTCTTTCAGGCTTTCGGCCGCATCATGGTCGAGCAGAAGGGCGGCAGCATCATCGCCTGTTCCTCGGTGCGTGCGGTGACTATCGAGCCGGGACTCGGAGTCTACGGCTCGACCAAGGCGGCGATCGGCCTGCTGGTGAAGGGCTTTGCCTCCGAGGTTGGTCATGCCGGGGTGCGTGTCAATGCGATCGCGCCGAGCATCGTGGAGACTGCGCTGACCAGCCCGTTCAAGCAGCGGCCGGACATCTACAATCTCTACGCCGGCCACACCGTGTTCAACCGCTGGAGCAGCGCCGACGAGGTTGCGACGGCGGTGGCCTATCTCGCCTCGGATGCCGCGAGCTATGTCAGCGGCAGCACGCTGTTCGTCGACGGCGGCTGGACCGCCGTCGACGGTCCGCCGACCGGTCTCACGCAGATGAACAAATAG
- a CDS encoding FAD-binding and (Fe-S)-binding domain-containing protein: protein MAGEVAEKSRESAPKDGLAGRLAREISGDVLFDGFSRGRYATDASFYQIMPSGVVVPKTMDEALRALAIARDEGVKVIPRGGGTSQCGQTVNDGLVVDLSKHLNRILSLDVEGRTCVVEPGMVLDDLNRQLKKHGLWFPVDVSTASRATIGGMAGNNSCGGRSLRYGTMRDNTLSMEASLANGTLSRFGEVSRDLSDLDSGDSMRALFRDMLDLGTREADEIAARFPKVQRRVGGYNLDALMPRNARNNMAHLLVGSEGTLALTTKVELKLWPVIRNKALGVCHFGSFYEAMDAAQHLVKLKPIAVELVDRTMLALGREIAMFAPVISAAIKGDPDAVLVVEFAEEDQADNLTRLKQLSELMGDLGFGWNNDRRKWGGVVEITEPALQSGIADFRAAGLNVMMSMKQEGKPVSFVEDCAVPLPHLADYTQRLSDIFARHGTSGTMYAHASEGCLHVRPVLNLKLEKDVEAMRAIAEEAFALVREYKGSHSGEHGDGLVRSEFHETMFGERLVADFREVKQRFDPHGVLNPGKIVDAPRMDDRSLFRYRPDYRVNELNTKLDWSAYPGAGGGFQGAVEMCNNNGACRKLEGGVMCPSYRATRNEKDVTRGRANTLRLAISGQLGLHALSSDDMMETLKLCVSCKACRHECPVGVDMAKMKIEVLAARAASHGLTLRDRLVGYLPRYAGLASRFAPLANLRNRSPLLRKLFERLAGISARRALPAFRSDVFVPPADSVGAETGREVVLFADTFNRIYERENLEAALRVLAAGAYRVHMPKPARGSRPLCCGRTFLSAGLVDDARSELDRLVAVFAPFAARGVPIVGLEPSCLLTLRDELASLRKDDDAKAVGAHALTFEEFLVREAEAGRLQLPLGTVADKAIVHGHCHQKSFGAFKPVEQVLRLVPGLEVQTIESSCCGMAGAFGYGADTYDASIEMAELSLLPAVRRADENTLVVADGTSCRHQIHDGAQREALHVARVLAMSLDRAGIQSTTNSIAKDPSHG from the coding sequence ATGGCGGGGGAAGTAGCCGAAAAATCACGGGAATCGGCGCCAAAGGACGGTCTGGCGGGGCGTCTGGCCCGTGAAATCTCCGGCGACGTCCTGTTCGACGGTTTCAGCCGCGGCCGCTACGCCACCGACGCCTCGTTCTACCAGATCATGCCGTCGGGCGTGGTCGTCCCCAAGACCATGGATGAGGCCTTACGGGCGCTGGCGATCGCCCGCGACGAGGGCGTGAAGGTCATCCCGCGCGGCGGCGGCACCTCGCAATGCGGCCAAACCGTCAATGACGGGCTCGTAGTCGATCTCTCAAAACACCTCAACCGCATCCTGTCGCTCGACGTCGAAGGCCGCACCTGCGTGGTCGAGCCCGGCATGGTGCTCGACGACCTCAACCGCCAGCTCAAAAAGCACGGCCTCTGGTTCCCGGTCGACGTCTCCACGGCCTCGCGCGCGACCATCGGCGGCATGGCCGGCAATAACTCCTGCGGCGGCCGCTCGCTTCGCTACGGCACCATGCGCGACAACACGCTGTCGATGGAGGCCTCGCTTGCTAACGGCACGCTAAGTCGCTTCGGCGAGGTCTCGCGCGATCTCTCCGATCTTGACTCCGGCGACAGCATGCGCGCTTTGTTCCGCGACATGCTCGATCTCGGCACGCGCGAGGCCGACGAGATCGCGGCACGCTTTCCCAAGGTGCAACGCCGCGTCGGCGGCTATAATCTCGATGCGCTGATGCCGCGCAATGCGCGCAACAACATGGCGCATCTCCTGGTCGGCTCCGAAGGCACGCTGGCCTTGACCACCAAGGTCGAGCTGAAGCTGTGGCCTGTGATCCGCAACAAGGCGCTCGGCGTCTGCCATTTCGGCAGCTTCTACGAGGCGATGGATGCGGCCCAGCATCTGGTCAAGCTGAAGCCGATCGCGGTTGAGCTGGTCGATCGCACCATGCTCGCGCTCGGCCGCGAGATCGCGATGTTCGCACCCGTCATCTCTGCCGCCATCAAGGGCGATCCGGATGCCGTGCTGGTCGTCGAGTTCGCCGAAGAAGATCAGGCCGACAATTTGACGCGCCTCAAGCAGCTTTCCGAGCTAATGGGCGATCTCGGCTTCGGCTGGAACAATGACAGGCGCAAATGGGGCGGCGTGGTCGAGATCACCGAGCCGGCCCTTCAGAGTGGCATTGCCGATTTCCGCGCCGCCGGCCTCAACGTCATGATGTCGATGAAGCAGGAGGGCAAGCCCGTTTCTTTCGTCGAGGACTGCGCCGTTCCGCTGCCGCATCTGGCCGATTACACCCAGCGGCTGAGCGACATCTTCGCCCGGCACGGCACCAGCGGCACGATGTACGCGCACGCCTCCGAAGGCTGCCTGCATGTCCGGCCCGTGCTGAACCTGAAGCTCGAGAAGGACGTCGAGGCGATGCGCGCCATCGCTGAAGAAGCCTTCGCGCTGGTGCGCGAGTACAAGGGCTCGCATTCCGGCGAGCATGGCGACGGCCTGGTTCGCTCCGAATTCCACGAGACCATGTTCGGCGAGCGCCTCGTCGCCGACTTCCGGGAAGTGAAGCAGCGCTTCGATCCCCACGGCGTGCTCAATCCCGGCAAGATCGTCGATGCGCCCAGGATGGACGACCGCTCGCTGTTCCGCTACCGGCCCGACTATCGCGTCAACGAGTTGAACACAAAACTCGACTGGTCCGCTTATCCTGGCGCCGGCGGCGGTTTCCAGGGCGCGGTCGAGATGTGCAACAACAACGGCGCCTGCCGCAAGCTCGAGGGCGGCGTGATGTGCCCGTCCTACCGCGCGACGCGCAACGAGAAGGACGTCACCCGCGGCCGCGCCAACACTTTGCGGCTTGCGATCTCCGGCCAGCTCGGGCTGCATGCGCTCTCCTCGGACGACATGATGGAGACGCTCAAGCTTTGCGTCTCCTGCAAGGCCTGCCGCCATGAATGTCCTGTTGGTGTCGACATGGCCAAGATGAAGATCGAAGTGCTGGCCGCGCGCGCAGCCAGCCATGGCCTGACGCTGCGCGATCGCCTGGTCGGCTACCTCCCGCGTTATGCCGGCCTCGCCTCGCGCTTCGCGCCGCTGGCGAATTTGCGCAATCGCAGCCCGCTGCTGCGAAAGCTGTTCGAGCGCCTTGCCGGCATCAGCGCGCGCCGCGCCCTGCCCGCCTTCCGCAGCGACGTGTTCGTGCCGCCAGCCGACAGCGTTGGAGCGGAAACCGGCCGCGAAGTCGTGCTCTTCGCCGACACTTTCAATCGCATCTACGAGCGCGAGAATCTCGAGGCCGCGTTGCGTGTCCTCGCGGCCGGTGCCTATCGTGTGCATATGCCGAAGCCTGCGCGTGGCAGCCGTCCGCTCTGCTGCGGTCGCACGTTCCTGTCCGCCGGACTCGTCGATGACGCCAGGTCCGAGCTCGACCGCCTCGTCGCCGTCTTCGCGCCGTTTGCGGCGCGCGGCGTGCCGATCGTCGGGCTCGAACCGAGCTGCCTGCTGACGCTGCGCGACGAGCTCGCCTCGCTGCGCAAGGACGACGACGCCAAGGCGGTCGGCGCCCACGCACTCACCTTCGAGGAATTTCTGGTGCGCGAGGCCGAGGCCGGCCGGCTGCAATTGCCGCTCGGCACTGTCGCCGACAAAGCCATCGTCCACGGCCATTGCCACCAAAAATCCTTCGGCGCTTTCAAGCCAGTCGAGCAGGTGTTGCGCCTCGTCCCCGGCCTTGAGGTCCAGACCATCGAGTCGAGCTGTTGCGGCATGGCCGGCGCCTTCGGCTATGGTGCCGACACCTACGATGCCTCGATCGAGATGGCCGAGCTGTCGCTGCTGCCCGCGGTGCGCCGCGCAGACGAGAATACGCTCGTCGTCGCCGACGGCACCTCCTGCCGCCACCAGATCCATGACGGCGCGCAGCGCGAGGCGCTTCACGTCGCCCGCGTGCTGGCGATGAGCCTCGACCGCGCCGGGATCCAATCCACAACCAATTCAATCGCAAAGGATCCCAGCCATGGCTGA